One region of Oncorhynchus nerka isolate Pitt River linkage group LG22, Oner_Uvic_2.0, whole genome shotgun sequence genomic DNA includes:
- the LOC135563827 gene encoding iron-sulfur cluster assembly scaffold protein IscU-like: MAGLVAKKCITPLVVIRRITSPEYTVQAAYHKKVVDHYENPRNVGSLDKTSKNVGTGLVGAPACGDVMKLQIEVDDQGKIVDARFKTFGCGSAIASSSLVTEWVKGKSINEALTIKNTDIAKELSLPPVKLHCSMLAEDAIRAALNDYRLKQQDGKIEAVKASN; the protein is encoded by the exons ATGGCGGGTCTAGTTGCAAAGAAGTGTATCACCCCGCTTGTTGTGATTAGAAGGATCACTTCCCCGGAATATACGGTCCAAGCCGCCTACCACAAGAAG GTAGTGGACCATTATGAGAACCCAAGGAATGTTGGCTCCCTGGACAAGACTTCCAAGAATGTGGGGACAGGCTTGGTGGGAGCCCCAGCTTGTGGAGATGTGATGAAGCTTCAG ATTGAGGTGGACGATCAGGGGAAGATTGTGGATGCCAGGTTCAAGACGTTTGGCTGTGGCTCAGCCATTGCCTCCAGCTCCCTGGTAACAGAGTGGGTGAAGGGCAAATCC ATTAATGAAGCACTGacaataaagaacactgacattgCCAAAGAGCTCAGTCTTCCACCTGTCAAACTTCACTGCTCCA TGCTGGCAGAGGATGCCATCAGAGCTGCTCTGAATGACTACCGTCTCAAACAGCAGGATGGCAAGATTGAGGCTGTCAAAGCCAGCAACTAA
- the LOC115105826 gene encoding E3 ubiquitin-protein ligase RNF185-like, translated as MASPAPPPATENPSSSTAAGEGGNQDSTFECNICLDTSKDAVISLCGHLFCWPCLHQWLETRPNRQVCPVCKAGISRDKVIPLYGRGSTGQQDPRERTPPRPQGQRPEPENRGFQGFGFGDGGFQMSFGIGAFPFGIFSTAFNINDGRPHPAAPGTPQHMDEQFLSQLFLIVALVIVFWLLIT; from the exons ATGGCTAGTCCTGCCCCTCCACCAGCCACTGAGAACCCCAGCAGCTCGACTGCTGCTGGGGAGGGTGGCAATCAGGACAGCACCTTCGAATGCAACATCTGCCTGGACACCTCCAAGGATGCGGTGATCAGTCTGTGTGGGCATCTCTTTTG TTGGCCCTGTTTACATCAG TGGTTAGAGACCAGACCTAACAGACAAGTGTGTCCAGTGTGCAAGGCAGGCATCAGTCGAGACAAAGTCATCCCACTATATGGCAGGGGAAGCACAGGCCAGCAGGACCCACG GGAGCGAACGCCTCCTCGACCACAAGGACAGAGGCCAGAGCCAGAAAATCGT GGATTTCAGGGGTTCGGCTTTGGAGACGGAGGATTCCAGATGTCTTTTGGCATTGGTGCCTTTCCATTTGGCATTTTCTCTACAGCTTTTAACATCAATGATGGAAGACCACACCCAG CTGCCCCTGGGACCCCCCAGCACATggatgaacagttcttgtcccaactCTTTCTAATTGTGGCTCTGGTGATTGTGTTTTGGCTACTAATCACATAA